A genome region from Hoplias malabaricus isolate fHopMal1 chromosome 8, fHopMal1.hap1, whole genome shotgun sequence includes the following:
- the LOC136706164 gene encoding lysophosphatidylserine lipase ABHD12-like isoform X2 has protein sequence MRRRTHETVNSEQTEEKCLKGNALQVQVRSSWKSWMKWALLVLCVLYVVITFIICLFPSIVQHLVYAQYVLSFVDLSRPSDFFLNHTINMHLTSEEGVTLGVWHTVPEKKWKEAQGKGLDWYEKSLGDGSPVFIYFHGNRNNRAAPHRIAVANITSSLGYHAVVMDYRGFGDSTGEPTDAGLLTDALYLCHWVRARTKGSPLVIWGHSLGTVVATNTALKLQEQGIPVDAVILEGAVTEELRKYYWRFPYLHYYILGLPKESKTAVSNEVSLKTMKTPLLILHAEDDPLAHFQRVQKLYSIARSALNSDEKVKLVSFDKSLGYLHSGLYRDPALPGIIKEFVQSLTT, from the exons ATGAGGAGAAGAACTCACGAAACTGTCAATTCTGAACAGACTGAGGAGAAATGTTTAAAAGGCAACGCTTTACAAGTGCAAGTGAG GTCTTCATGGAAATCATGGATGAAATGGGCATTACTGGTCCTCTGTGTCCTGTATGTGGTCATAACTTTTATAATATGCCTTTTTCCTAGTATTGTTCAGCACCTGGTTTATGCACAGTATG TGTTGTCCTTTGTTGACTTGAGTCGTCCATCTGACTTCTTTCTTAATCACACCATCAATATGCACCTTACTTCAGAAGAGGGGGTGACTCTGGGCGTGTG GCACACTGTTCCTGAGAAAAAGTGGAAGGAGGCCCAAGGGAAGGGGCTAGATTGGTATGAGAAATCGTTGGGTGATGGATCACCAGTTTTCATCTATTTCCATGGCAACAGAAATAACAG aGCAGCCCCCCATCGAATAGCAGTGGCCAAT ATAACTAGTTCTCTTGGCTATCATGCAGTGGTTATGGATTACAGAG gttttggagactcCACTGGAGAGCCCACAGATGCTGGACTGCTCACTGATGCCCTCTACCTGTGCCACTGGGTAAGAGCTCGCACCAAGGGCAGCCCGCTGGTCATTTGGGGTCACTCACTTGGGACAGT AGTGGCAACCAACACTGCATTGAAGCTTCAAGAGCAAG GTATCCCTGTAGATGCAGTGATACTTGAAGGTGCTGTTACTGAAGAACTTCGTAAG TATTACTGGAGGTTTCCCTACCTTCACTACTATATTCTGGGATTACCAAAAGAAAGTAAAACCGCCGTCTCAAATGAAGTTAG CTTAAAAACAATGAAGACACCTCTTCTGATACTTCATGCAGAAGATGACCCACTGGCACATTTTCAAAGGGTGCAAAAG CTTTACAGCATAGCTAGAAGTGCTCTGAATTCAGATGAAAAAGTTAAACTGGTGTCGTTTGATAAATCACTTGGATATCTTCATAGTGGACTCTACAGGGACCCAGCTTTGCCAGGCATTATAAA GGAGTTTGTGCAGTCACTGACAACGTAA
- the LOC136705834 gene encoding lysophosphatidylserine lipase ABHD12-like has translation MIYSSILVKLDSRLWTRPYFCKKCTIREISSVCLGFFLLASEQRCDMRRRLDENVPERGEKKPKEAPKGVNDEETRTRSSWKKWIKWTLLFLCVLYVATPFIIRLFPGLLQHLVYSHAVLYFVDLSRPSDLGLNHTINMYLTSEQGVTLGVWHTVPEKKWKEAQGKGLDWYEKSLGDGSPVFIYLHGNTNNRAAPHRIGVANVLSSLGYHAVVMDYRGFGDSTGEPTEAGLSTDALYLYHWVRARSKGSLVVIWGHSLGTGVSTNIAVKLQEQGKPVDAVILEGAFSSGKVFITFPHIFTWYYLRFPYIQYLFLDLHKTNKLNFPTDENLKKMRTPLLILHSKDDHLVPYHVAEELYRTAKTAVESEDQVKLALFDGSHGYLHNGLYRDPALPGILREFVQTLKA, from the exons ATGATATACAGCTCCATTCTTGTCAAACTAGACTCTAGACTTTGGACCAGACCATATTTCTGTAAAAAGTGCACAATTAGAGAGATCTCTtctgtttgtttgggtttttttctctTAGCGTCCGAACAACGTTGCGATATGAGGAGAAGATTGGACGAAAATGTCCCTGAACGGGGTGAAAAGAAACCAAAGGAAGCGCCAAAAGGCGTAAATGACGAGGAAACGCGGACGAG GTCTTCATGGAAAAAGTGGATTAAATGGACATTACTGTTCCTCTGTGTACTCTACGTGGCTACACCATTTATAATACGTCTCTTTCCCGGCCTTTTACAGCATCTGGTTTATTCACATGCTG TGCTGTACTTTGTTGATCTGAGCCGTCCCTCTGACCTTGGTCTTAATCACACCATCAATATGTACCTGACCTCAGAACAGGGGGTGACTCTGGGCGTGTG GCACACAGTCCCTGAGAAAAAATGGAAGGAGGCCCAAGGGAAAGGCCTGGACTGGTACGAGAAATCTTTAGGTGATGGATCTCCAGTTTTCATCTATTTACATGGCAATACAAATAACAG AGCAGCCCCCCATCGAATAGGAGTCGCAAAT GTCCTGAGTTCTCTTGGCTATCATGCAGTGGTTATGGATTACAGGG GGTTTGGTGACTCCACTGGGGAGCCCACAGAGGCTGGCTTGTCCACTGATGCCCTCTACTTGTACCACTGGGTAAGAGCTCGCAGCAAGGGCAGTCTAGTGGTCATTTGGGGTCATTCACTTGGCACAGG AGTTTCAACTAACATTGCAGTCAAATTACAAGAGCAAG GAAAGCCTGTTGATGCAGTGATACTTGAGGGTGCTTTCAGCTCTGGGAAAGTTTTCATTACATTCCCCCATATTTTTACCTGG TACTACCTGAGATTTCCCTATATTCAATACCTTTTCCTAGATttacataaaacaaataaactcaACTTTCCCACTGATGAAAA TCTGAAGAAAATGAGGACTCCTCTATTGATCCTGCATTCTAAAGATGATCATTTGGTGCCCTACCATGTAGCAGAAGAG CTATATAGAACAGCCAAAACCGCCGTGGAATCAGAAGACCAAGTAAAACTGGCGTTGTTTGATGGATCTCATGGATATCTACATAATGGGCTTTACAGAGACCCTGCTTTACCAGGCATCTTAag GGAGTTTGTGCAGACCCTCAAAGCATAA
- the LOC136706164 gene encoding lysophosphatidylserine lipase ABHD12-like isoform X1: MRRRTHETVNSEQTEEKCLKGNALQVQVRSSWKSWMKWALLVLCVLYVVITFIICLFPSIVQHLVYAQYVLSFVDLSRPSDFFLNHTINMHLTSEEGVTLGVWHTVPEKKWKEAQGKGLDWYEKSLGDGSPVFIYFHGNRNNRAAPHRIAVANITSSLGYHAVVMDYRGFGDSTGEPTDAGLLTDALYLCHWVRARTKGSPLVIWGHSLGTVVATNTALKLQEQGIPVDAVILEGAVTEELRKVSNHPFTWYYWRFPYLHYYILGLPKESKTAVSNEVSLKTMKTPLLILHAEDDPLAHFQRVQKLYSIARSALNSDEKVKLVSFDKSLGYLHSGLYRDPALPGIIKEFVQSLTT; the protein is encoded by the exons ATGAGGAGAAGAACTCACGAAACTGTCAATTCTGAACAGACTGAGGAGAAATGTTTAAAAGGCAACGCTTTACAAGTGCAAGTGAG GTCTTCATGGAAATCATGGATGAAATGGGCATTACTGGTCCTCTGTGTCCTGTATGTGGTCATAACTTTTATAATATGCCTTTTTCCTAGTATTGTTCAGCACCTGGTTTATGCACAGTATG TGTTGTCCTTTGTTGACTTGAGTCGTCCATCTGACTTCTTTCTTAATCACACCATCAATATGCACCTTACTTCAGAAGAGGGGGTGACTCTGGGCGTGTG GCACACTGTTCCTGAGAAAAAGTGGAAGGAGGCCCAAGGGAAGGGGCTAGATTGGTATGAGAAATCGTTGGGTGATGGATCACCAGTTTTCATCTATTTCCATGGCAACAGAAATAACAG aGCAGCCCCCCATCGAATAGCAGTGGCCAAT ATAACTAGTTCTCTTGGCTATCATGCAGTGGTTATGGATTACAGAG gttttggagactcCACTGGAGAGCCCACAGATGCTGGACTGCTCACTGATGCCCTCTACCTGTGCCACTGGGTAAGAGCTCGCACCAAGGGCAGCCCGCTGGTCATTTGGGGTCACTCACTTGGGACAGT AGTGGCAACCAACACTGCATTGAAGCTTCAAGAGCAAG GTATCCCTGTAGATGCAGTGATACTTGAAGGTGCTGTTACTGAAGAACTTCGTAAGGTATCTAACCATCCGTTTACCTGG TATTACTGGAGGTTTCCCTACCTTCACTACTATATTCTGGGATTACCAAAAGAAAGTAAAACCGCCGTCTCAAATGAAGTTAG CTTAAAAACAATGAAGACACCTCTTCTGATACTTCATGCAGAAGATGACCCACTGGCACATTTTCAAAGGGTGCAAAAG CTTTACAGCATAGCTAGAAGTGCTCTGAATTCAGATGAAAAAGTTAAACTGGTGTCGTTTGATAAATCACTTGGATATCTTCATAGTGGACTCTACAGGGACCCAGCTTTGCCAGGCATTATAAA GGAGTTTGTGCAGTCACTGACAACGTAA